Proteins from a genomic interval of Paenibacillus lentus:
- a CDS encoding IS3 family transposase (programmed frameshift) yields the protein MPPKKGQKFNRYDEETKREAVRLRIEEQWSYTQIKEKLGIKSDAQIVTWVRKHMNGESFKDYRGRWAKKHFSSLEEENEHLKAQVEYPKKAQSESTWGGKLDKQARFRTIEKMIGNHSIVMLCKIAEVSRAGYYKWKAALSNQQQRQERDADLKEHILAIHRLRPYFGYIRMCTALRREGLLVNRKKVRRLMRELGIRSVIRKKRPNAGRKPSVVFANVLNRDFQASAPFTKLVTDITYVRIGHDFTYLSTVMDLHNNEIVAWELSERNDLQLVLDTVKQLGTRKDAVLHSDQGFQYTHKAYETQLLAQGLQGSHSRRGNCYDNACMESFFSHLKTEQLYLKRPNDQHSARRLIEEYIEFYNHERFQKKLGDRSPVEYRKAIAA from the exons ATGCCACCAAAGAAGGGTCAGAAGTTTAATCGATACGACGAAGAAACGAAGCGAGAAGCCGTTCGTTTACGAATTGAAGAGCAATGGAGCTATACTCAGATCAAGGAAAAGTTGGGGATCAAAAGCGATGCTCAGATTGTAACTTGGGTACGCAAACATATGAATGGTGAATCGTTCAAGGATTATCGGGGGCGTTGGGCGAAAAAACACTTCAGCAGTCTCGAGGAAGAGAACGAGCATCTGAAAGCGCAGGTCGAATATC CTAAAAAAGCTCAATCCGAATCTACATGGGGAGGGAAGTTGGATAAGCAAGCCCGGTTTAGGACCATCGAAAAAATGATTGGGAACCACTCGATAGTCATGCTGTGTAAGATTGCTGAAGTGTCTCGTGCCGGGTATTACAAGTGGAAAGCTGCTCTAAGTAACCAGCAACAACGTCAGGAGCGAGATGCTGATCTGAAGGAGCATATACTTGCCATTCACCGTTTGCGGCCCTATTTCGGTTACATCCGTATGTGTACGGCTTTACGTAGGGAAGGATTGCTTGTTAACCGCAAGAAAGTCAGACGGCTTATGCGTGAGCTCGGGATCCGGTCAGTCATCCGCAAGAAGCGTCCAAATGCAGGGCGCAAGCCTTCTGTCGTGTTTGCTAATGTCTTGAACAGGGACTTTCAAGCATCTGCGCCATTTACCAAGCTAGTCACGGATATTACTTACGTACGGATCGGTCACGATTTCACCTATTTGTCGACTGTAATGGATTTGCATAACAATGAGATTGTCGCTTGGGAACTCTCTGAGCGCAATGACTTGCAACTTGTGCTGGACACAGTAAAGCAACTCGGTACTCGCAAGGATGCAGTCTTACATTCTGACCAAGGCTTCCAATACACGCACAAGGCTTACGAGACTCAGTTGCTCGCACAAGGGCTCCAGGGCAGCCACTCAAGGCGAGGCAACTGTTATGACAATGCCTGCATGGAGTCGTTTTTCTCCCATTTGAAGACCGAACAGCTGTACCTTAAACGTCCGAACGATCAGCATTCAGCACGTCGTCTCATTGAGGAATATATTGAATTTTACAATCATGAGCGTTTCCAAAAAAAACTCGGCGACCGTTCTCCAGTTGAGTACCGGAAAGCGATCGCCGCATAA
- a CDS encoding ParA family protein has translation MLLVDFDPQGNLTMCFGIGQSDKLQFYT, from the coding sequence GTGCTGCTGGTCGATTTTGACCCGCAAGGCAATCTGACCATGTGCTTTGGCATTGGACAGTCTGATAAACTCCAGTTTTATACTTGA
- a CDS encoding ATP-binding cassette domain-containing protein has translation MDKDIILRTLNLTKDYNGQKVLKEISLTIEKGEIFGLIGENGAGKSTLMRIIAGSSRATTGEMVIMGATQNRHSHSRKQMGVMIEQPSCYGDMTAADNLEIIRLAKKIDNKSVVGETLKIVGLDDVGSKRVRKFSLGMRQRLGLAMALISSPKFLILDEPINGLDPKGIIDMRDLIRKLNRERGITFLISSHILTELHQVATRYGIMHQGKLIALHSAEEMERQCKPFIKIKHEDNMLEIVDFLKSKGLTQVTVENDEITISDISNVPKELLSMLVRMNYQITEYYRQQESIEDYFVRLTQDAAGGNNV, from the coding sequence GTGGATAAAGATATAATTTTGAGAACGTTAAATCTCACAAAAGATTATAATGGGCAGAAGGTTTTAAAGGAGATCTCGCTGACAATAGAGAAAGGTGAAATCTTTGGCTTAATCGGTGAAAATGGGGCAGGAAAATCAACACTTATGAGAATTATTGCTGGGAGCAGCCGAGCGACAACTGGAGAAATGGTCATAATGGGCGCAACCCAAAATCGACACTCGCATTCTCGAAAACAAATGGGGGTTATGATTGAACAACCCTCTTGTTATGGTGATATGACCGCGGCAGACAATTTGGAAATAATCAGGTTAGCGAAAAAGATTGATAATAAGTCCGTGGTAGGAGAAACACTAAAAATCGTTGGTCTCGATGATGTCGGCTCGAAAAGAGTCAGAAAGTTTTCTTTGGGTATGCGTCAACGATTGGGGCTTGCAATGGCATTAATCAGTTCGCCAAAATTTTTAATCTTGGATGAACCAATTAATGGTCTTGATCCAAAGGGGATCATTGATATGCGAGATTTAATTAGAAAATTGAATCGTGAAAGAGGAATAACATTTCTAATCTCTAGTCATATTCTAACTGAGCTGCACCAGGTTGCAACACGTTACGGTATTATGCACCAAGGAAAACTAATCGCATTGCACTCTGCTGAAGAAATGGAACGTCAGTGTAAACCATTCATTAAGATCAAGCATGAAGACAATATGTTGGAAATTGTAGATTTCTTAAAAAGTAAAGGGCTTACTCAAGTAACAGTAGAAAATGATGAAATAACTATAAGTGATATATCTAATGTTCCTAAAGAATTACTATCCATGCTTGTAAGAATGAACTATCAGATCACAGAATACTATCGTCAGCAAGAAAGCATCGAAGATTATTTTGTTCGATTAACACAGGACGCTGCAGGAGGGAATAATGTATAA
- a CDS encoding ABC transporter permease yields MYKVEVYKISHSPNLLYLMFVVTVVSIFLGITLSAKMNVSDSSSLLDTAFIGSSAVLMLYITIFASFYVNRDYSVNNYRVLIGTGLSRTRIITTKYVVFLIVSFVIISIHVAIAMGIPIILNKLILSAEQIQTMLLYFFVYVAVISVVFFISIISKTLIKSIMLNLAFIIISSIIVSFSSMSLVPIIPLQSLQFISSVEGEEHIVIISTLFYVVASYIASYVTFLKQEL; encoded by the coding sequence ATGTATAAAGTAGAGGTGTATAAGATTTCTCATTCTCCAAATCTTTTGTATCTTATGTTTGTAGTAACGGTAGTTTCCATATTTTTAGGCATCACTCTATCTGCTAAAATGAATGTCAGCGACTCTAGTAGCTTATTGGATACAGCCTTTATAGGTTCTTCTGCGGTATTAATGCTTTACATAACTATCTTTGCAAGCTTCTATGTGAATCGTGACTATAGTGTCAATAACTACCGTGTACTTATAGGTACGGGGCTAAGTCGAACTAGAATTATTACAACAAAATACGTTGTATTTTTAATAGTTAGTTTTGTAATAATAAGTATTCACGTTGCAATAGCTATGGGTATTCCTATTATTCTTAATAAGCTAATTCTGTCTGCCGAACAAATTCAAACTATGCTGCTTTATTTTTTTGTATATGTGGCTGTTATATCAGTTGTCTTTTTTATCTCGATTATTAGTAAGACTTTGATAAAATCTATAATGCTCAATCTGGCCTTTATAATCATTTCAAGTATTATTGTGAGCTTTAGTTCAATGAGCTTAGTACCGATCATCCCCTTACAATCCCTACAATTCATTTCGAGTGTGGAAGGGGAAGAACATATTGTAATCATAAGCACGTTATTCTATGTAGTAGCATCCTATATTGCATCATATGTTACCTTCTTGAAACAAGAATTGTAA
- a CDS encoding response regulator transcription factor: MTNRILIIDDDIELCSLVKKCVSQVNLETDMAYNGQTGLLQVMNEKDSYSLIILDVMLPNMDGFQVLSEIRKYSNVPVLMLTAKGSEPDKVTGLSLGADDYLTKPFSINELIARVQSLIRRYTTFNQGGSVSILTFKGMVIDKEIRTVQVEDKLIDLTGKEFDLLVFLASNKGRVFTKKQIYTQVWKDDYAFDDNNVMSFISKLRKKIESNSEQPFYILTVHGVGYRFNKEA; encoded by the coding sequence ATGACAAATAGAATACTCATAATAGATGATGATATAGAATTGTGCTCATTAGTAAAAAAATGTGTATCACAAGTAAACCTAGAAACCGATATGGCATATAACGGGCAAACAGGACTACTTCAAGTAATGAATGAAAAAGACTCTTATTCCCTTATTATTTTAGATGTGATGTTACCTAATATGGATGGTTTTCAAGTATTATCTGAAATAAGAAAATATAGTAATGTACCCGTACTTATGCTGACGGCTAAAGGAAGTGAGCCGGATAAGGTAACAGGTCTAAGCCTTGGGGCAGATGATTATTTAACAAAACCGTTCAGTATCAATGAACTCATTGCTAGAGTACAATCTTTGATTAGAAGATATACCACTTTTAATCAAGGGGGTTCTGTAAGCATTCTTACCTTTAAAGGAATGGTTATTGATAAAGAAATAAGAACTGTTCAGGTTGAGGACAAGCTAATTGATTTAACAGGCAAGGAATTTGATTTATTAGTATTTTTAGCTTCTAATAAGGGTCGTGTGTTTACGAAGAAACAAATTTATACACAAGTTTGGAAAGATGATTATGCTTTTGATGACAATAATGTTATGTCCTTTATAAGTAAGTTGAGGAAGAAAATAGAATCCAATTCAGAACAGCCATTTTATATTTTAACGGTACACGGAGTAGGTTATCGTTTTAATAAGGAGGCTTAA
- a CDS encoding sensor histidine kinase, with product MNWIYILLMALAVCLVAIIYMVTKLYKVSEQLSIIEDSLADIKKGNWNRRILVNESDMTKTICYSINDIAMNSQTQLIQLKQSEQAYKRLMTSLSHDVKTPLTSLVGYLEAIQEKFVTGKEKEEYLEIALNKAHHLKGFVEALFDWVKLDAKEQVFKLEQQDINELTRDILANWIPTFEEEHFDYHIDISDKECFIRLDSNAYIRIVNNLIQNAITHSEGTKIDLQISENEQNVMVQISDNGKGISPNDLPHIFDRLYQSDESRSTNGNGLGLAIARELVHLHKGTIHAEKSLSGGTTFTIKLPKAL from the coding sequence ATGAACTGGATCTACATTCTACTTATGGCTCTAGCTGTTTGTCTTGTTGCTATCATTTATATGGTAACAAAACTGTATAAGGTTTCTGAACAACTTTCAATAATTGAAGATTCTTTAGCGGATATAAAAAAAGGAAATTGGAATCGGCGTATTTTGGTAAATGAAAGTGATATGACTAAAACAATTTGTTATTCCATAAATGATATAGCAATGAATAGTCAAACTCAACTCATACAGTTAAAGCAATCAGAACAGGCTTATAAGCGACTTATGACGAGTTTATCCCATGATGTAAAAACACCTTTAACTTCTTTAGTTGGCTATTTAGAAGCAATTCAAGAGAAGTTTGTTACAGGCAAAGAAAAAGAAGAATATCTTGAAATCGCTCTGAATAAAGCACATCATTTGAAGGGTTTTGTTGAAGCTTTATTTGATTGGGTTAAACTTGACGCAAAAGAGCAAGTTTTTAAACTTGAACAACAGGATATAAACGAATTAACTCGTGATATATTGGCGAATTGGATACCCACCTTTGAGGAAGAACATTTTGATTATCATATTGATATTTCTGACAAAGAATGCTTTATCCGATTAGATTCAAATGCTTATATAAGAATTGTTAATAATTTAATTCAAAATGCTATTACACATAGTGAGGGAACTAAGATTGATCTACAAATAAGCGAAAATGAACAAAACGTTATGGTTCAGATTAGTGATAATGGGAAAGGGATTTCTCCTAATGACCTGCCACATATATTTGATAGATTGTATCAAAGTGATGAATCACGATCGACTAACGGAAATGGTTTAGGGCTTGCTATTGCTAGAGAACTTGTCCATCTGCATAAAGGAACAATCCATGCTGAAAAATCATTATCTGGTGGTACAACATTTACAATAAAACTTCCGAAAGCTCTTTAA